The Chryseobacterium nakagawai genome has a segment encoding these proteins:
- a CDS encoding RagB/SusD family nutrient uptake outer membrane protein — MLSIGLLAVNVSCSDDFVEREFFQEVEQGPLKTVQEVESFVRGTYSGMRSQYYYGCDFMAYGEIRSDEMVSNGASGYYQNVLAYTQVAADGYAKDTWTFIYRTVANANVVINTDISSFKPDDKDYAGFLQGQAYAIRALNFFDLLRVYGQKYTGAPTSLGIVLPLKYDPKALQARSTIAETEAQIEADFTKALELMEEHGGWDSGTSNRTELSIDGLKGLMARFYLYKGNYAKVRELASDIIDGGAYSVVGTANLQGSYTFSMNGSAPNSIFELAVGNTGALGTASYRHKLSNNGYANVVVNASTYALYKANDVRRDLITKSGTTYYLSFLTGTGATRGKYMNSAGADNIKMLRFEEILLDGIEAELNGGNPAKALAYYKQLVGNRWTDIKDTNGNVIQTVAQQLAAVSSIDMAELKKERTRELLGEGLRQWDLRRWGDAVPRPTGASADPFLNAFPIPLAETNVGAVQPNQGYDNFK, encoded by the coding sequence TTGTTATCTATAGGACTTTTGGCAGTTAATGTCTCTTGTAGTGATGATTTTGTAGAGAGAGAATTCTTTCAGGAAGTAGAGCAGGGGCCTTTGAAAACTGTTCAGGAAGTAGAATCGTTTGTTAGAGGAACTTATTCAGGGATGAGAAGCCAATACTATTATGGATGTGATTTTATGGCTTATGGCGAAATAAGATCTGATGAAATGGTGAGTAATGGTGCAAGTGGCTACTATCAAAATGTTTTGGCTTATACTCAAGTTGCAGCTGATGGATATGCAAAAGATACTTGGACCTTTATTTATCGGACTGTAGCAAATGCTAATGTTGTTATTAATACAGATATTAGTTCATTTAAACCTGATGATAAGGATTATGCTGGTTTCTTACAAGGACAGGCTTATGCAATAAGAGCTCTAAACTTTTTTGATTTGTTACGTGTATATGGTCAAAAATATACAGGAGCTCCAACAAGCTTAGGAATCGTTTTACCTTTAAAATATGATCCAAAGGCGTTGCAGGCAAGAAGTACTATCGCTGAAACAGAAGCCCAGATTGAAGCTGACTTTACTAAAGCTTTAGAGCTTATGGAAGAGCATGGTGGTTGGGATTCTGGTACTAGTAATAGAACTGAATTATCAATAGATGGTTTAAAGGGGTTAATGGCTAGATTCTATCTTTACAAAGGGAATTATGCTAAAGTTAGAGAACTGGCAAGTGATATTATTGATGGTGGTGCTTATTCAGTCGTGGGTACTGCTAATCTTCAAGGTTCGTATACGTTTTCAATGAATGGTTCTGCTCCTAATTCAATTTTTGAATTGGCAGTAGGAAATACAGGGGCACTTGGAACAGCTTCTTACAGACATAAATTGAGTAACAATGGATATGCAAATGTTGTTGTGAATGCCAGTACTTATGCTCTATATAAAGCTAATGATGTCAGAAGAGATCTTATAACAAAATCTGGGACTACTTATTACTTGTCATTTTTGACTGGAACTGGTGCAACTAGAGGTAAGTATATGAACTCAGCTGGAGCTGATAATATTAAAATGTTACGTTTTGAAGAAATTCTTCTTGATGGTATTGAAGCTGAATTAAACGGAGGTAACCCAGCAAAAGCTCTTGCATACTATAAACAATTGGTTGGAAACAGATGGACAGATATTAAAGATACTAATGGTAATGTTATTCAAACGGTTGCCCAACAATTGGCTGCAGTAAGCTCTATAGATATGGCAGAACTGAAGAAAGAAAGAACAAGAGAGCTTCTTGGTGAAGGATTAAGACAATGGGATCTTAGAAGATGGGGTGATGCTGTACCTAGACCTACAGGTGCTAGTGCAGATCCATTCTTAAATGCCTTCCCTATTCCGTTGGCAGAAACTAATGTTGGAGCTGTTCAGCCAAACCAAGGTTATGATAATTTTAAATAA
- a CDS encoding putative porin, translating into MKYILFIITFFGFAASAQVVKTEDAKKPKQPEDTLVIDSGKKDSLKIFKPTINDYQYQTQFSEKKVFDTVMTSNKTYIFSQYNNNDNFGRIQPANIGSGFNPLVFEVNAEQNLSLLPSNKSYMILGANDVKYYDVKTPTATFIYHNAMRNGAALNSTYTQNIGKRFNFSIEYMGLRSQGLYRNSLAANNNTIFSGHYVSKSGNYELFAHYLHQNVNNQESGGITEDNLFQSGDSNYKNRQNAQVNLASTSSQFAYRRYYLSHQFTPFNAEKFPFSIRHTISHQGNKYYYNQGALEGYWYKVAADLVNGFPLTTKKYSSNLSNTLSLVFNNEKFKLDAGVRYQMIKFGINDIVALDGVPFPNELKENRIGAVGNLQVKLWDKVQLNSFLEFSNGSQFKSYLRTTNNLKFEPIKDYFVNAKVNFQSAYPSFNYLLNTSVYNNFNYYLENAKNQSVMELGGSINLKWFKTELFANYFRIDNYTYFDSNAAPKQSENSLSISQVGGDATFSYGKFHLNTRLHFQNALTNKNLLPMPSFVGRANFFYQTQAFKKAAEIQAGLKVYYFSKFNSREYFPVLNEYVLPGTNSFSIGGQPIADLYVNMKVKKMFFFIEGQQVGTFISNNKAYAFPHYPVYDFRLNIGIVWYLFN; encoded by the coding sequence ATGAAGTATATCCTTTTCATAATCACTTTCTTCGGCTTCGCTGCCAGTGCACAAGTTGTTAAAACAGAAGATGCCAAAAAGCCTAAACAGCCAGAAGATACTCTGGTGATAGACTCCGGGAAGAAAGATTCCTTAAAAATTTTTAAACCAACGATCAACGATTATCAATATCAGACTCAGTTTTCAGAAAAAAAAGTTTTTGATACGGTAATGACTTCCAATAAAACTTATATTTTCTCACAATATAATAATAACGATAACTTTGGAAGAATACAGCCTGCTAATATCGGGTCAGGATTTAATCCATTGGTATTTGAAGTGAATGCAGAGCAGAATTTATCCTTATTGCCTTCCAATAAATCGTATATGATTTTGGGTGCAAATGATGTGAAGTATTACGATGTGAAAACACCTACTGCAACATTTATCTATCATAATGCAATGAGGAATGGAGCTGCGCTGAACTCTACTTATACTCAAAATATTGGAAAAAGATTCAACTTTTCCATTGAGTATATGGGACTTCGTTCACAGGGGCTTTACAGAAACTCCCTTGCTGCAAATAACAATACCATTTTTTCCGGACATTATGTTTCGAAAAGCGGAAACTATGAACTCTTCGCACACTATCTTCATCAGAATGTTAACAACCAGGAAAGTGGAGGGATTACTGAAGATAACCTGTTCCAAAGTGGAGACAGCAATTATAAAAACAGACAGAATGCTCAGGTTAATCTGGCGTCAACGAGTTCGCAATTTGCTTATAGAAGATATTATCTCAGCCATCAGTTTACTCCATTCAATGCAGAGAAATTCCCTTTTAGCATCAGACATACCATCTCTCATCAGGGGAATAAATATTATTATAATCAGGGAGCATTAGAAGGGTATTGGTATAAGGTTGCTGCAGATTTAGTTAATGGATTTCCTTTGACAACAAAAAAATATTCCAGCAATCTAAGTAATACATTGAGCTTAGTTTTTAATAATGAAAAATTTAAGCTAGATGCCGGAGTACGTTACCAGATGATTAAGTTTGGAATAAATGATATTGTTGCTCTTGATGGGGTACCTTTTCCTAATGAACTTAAAGAGAACAGAATCGGAGCCGTTGGAAATCTGCAGGTAAAACTTTGGGATAAAGTTCAGTTGAATTCATTCCTTGAGTTTTCAAATGGAAGTCAGTTTAAAAGCTATTTAAGAACGACAAACAATCTAAAGTTTGAGCCAATAAAAGATTATTTTGTGAATGCAAAAGTGAACTTTCAGAGTGCTTATCCATCATTCAATTACTTATTGAATACTTCTGTTTATAATAATTTTAATTATTATCTTGAAAATGCCAAGAACCAATCTGTAATGGAGCTTGGAGGGAGTATTAATCTGAAATGGTTTAAGACAGAACTTTTTGCAAACTATTTCAGAATTGACAACTATACTTATTTTGATAGCAACGCAGCTCCTAAACAAAGTGAGAATTCATTGAGTATTTCTCAGGTTGGAGGTGACGCTACATTCAGCTATGGAAAATTCCATTTGAATACAAGACTGCATTTCCAAAATGCATTAACGAATAAAAATCTGCTGCCAATGCCAAGTTTTGTGGGAAGAGCAAATTTCTTCTATCAAACGCAGGCGTTTAAAAAGGCTGCAGAAATTCAGGCAGGGCTTAAAGTATATTACTTCTCTAAATTTAATTCTAGAGAATACTTCCCTGTTCTTAATGAATATGTTCTTCCCGGTACTAATTCATTTTCTATTGGAGGGCAGCCTATCGCCGATCTTTATGTTAATATGAAGGTGAAAAAAATGTTCTTTTTCATAGAAGGGCAGCAGGTAGGAACCTTTATTTCTAATAACAAAGCTTATGCATTTCCACACTATCCGGTGTATGATTTCAGACTGAATATCGGAATTGTGTGGTATTTGTTCAACTAA
- the bshC gene encoding bacillithiol biosynthesis cysteine-adding enzyme BshC, with protein sequence MKTINKISFNDIESIPQLVKDFLNHDIEGFENKTFSVEHFSEQIHLKKDSFSSEQRNILYDVFEKQLSDLTLSSKQREHLEHLRLPNTFTITTGHQLNLFSGPVFFVYKILQTIKTCAYLKEHFPDFNFVPVYWMASEDHDFAEINHFKTENNYYEINEKSGGPVGRIKINDTYFISEFEKEFKDSVFGTELILMLKEAYKVGNTLTQAIQILVNRLFSEFGLLILDGDSKELKEQIKEVFKDELVHFSLQKSSKDKVDFLTKKYGKVQVNPREINLFYLSETRDRIDFNGQKYIVVDTDIQFTEEEIVAELESYPEKFSPNALMRPVYQEKVLPNLAYIGGNAEIMYWLELKDYFSKLNIPFPILIPRNSMLFLKEKTLGKIEKLNLKIEDFFQNFTVITNHKILNNNPILELLNTKEEILVNSFIALKASAETTEKSFGNMVKAEEVRQLKSFKRMKKRLLHAEKIKQNELLERLERLFLDVHPSKTWQERVFNFSVFFSDEGYPWLENCLEEMVVQDSKLIIVAI encoded by the coding sequence TTGAAAACAATTAATAAAATATCATTTAATGATATAGAAAGCATACCTCAATTGGTAAAAGATTTTTTGAATCATGATATTGAAGGTTTTGAAAATAAAACATTTTCTGTAGAGCATTTCAGCGAGCAGATTCACTTGAAAAAAGATTCTTTTTCTTCAGAACAGAGGAATATATTATATGATGTATTTGAAAAGCAGTTGTCAGATCTTACCCTTTCTTCAAAGCAGAGAGAACATCTTGAACATCTAAGATTGCCAAACACTTTTACCATTACAACGGGACATCAATTGAATCTGTTTTCAGGACCGGTTTTCTTTGTCTATAAAATTTTACAGACTATTAAAACCTGTGCTTATCTTAAAGAACATTTTCCAGATTTTAATTTTGTTCCAGTATATTGGATGGCTTCTGAAGATCATGATTTTGCTGAGATCAACCACTTTAAAACGGAGAATAATTATTATGAAATTAATGAGAAATCCGGTGGTCCTGTAGGCAGAATCAAAATTAATGATACTTACTTTATCTCTGAATTTGAAAAAGAATTCAAAGATTCAGTTTTTGGTACAGAATTGATCTTAATGTTGAAAGAAGCCTATAAGGTTGGAAATACTTTGACGCAAGCGATCCAGATTTTGGTAAACCGTCTTTTTTCTGAATTTGGATTGTTGATATTGGATGGAGATTCAAAAGAGCTTAAAGAACAGATTAAGGAGGTCTTTAAAGATGAGTTAGTTCATTTCAGTTTACAGAAAAGTTCAAAGGATAAAGTAGATTTCCTGACTAAAAAATATGGTAAGGTTCAGGTGAACCCTCGGGAAATTAATCTTTTTTATCTTTCCGAAACGAGAGACAGAATAGATTTTAATGGACAGAAATACATTGTTGTAGATACAGATATTCAGTTTACAGAGGAAGAAATTGTTGCTGAGCTTGAAAGTTATCCAGAAAAATTCAGCCCGAATGCTTTAATGCGTCCGGTTTATCAGGAAAAAGTATTACCGAATCTTGCCTATATCGGAGGGAATGCTGAAATTATGTATTGGCTGGAACTGAAAGATTATTTTTCAAAATTAAATATTCCGTTCCCAATTCTGATTCCAAGAAATTCTATGCTTTTCCTGAAAGAGAAAACATTAGGGAAAATTGAAAAACTGAATCTTAAAATAGAAGATTTCTTCCAGAATTTTACAGTAATTACCAATCACAAAATTTTAAATAATAATCCTATTTTAGAATTACTCAATACAAAAGAAGAAATACTGGTTAACAGTTTTATTGCATTAAAAGCATCTGCCGAAACTACGGAAAAATCCTTTGGAAATATGGTGAAAGCAGAAGAGGTAAGACAGTTGAAATCATTTAAAAGAATGAAAAAACGTCTTCTTCATGCAGAAAAAATAAAGCAGAATGAATTATTGGAAAGACTTGAAAGATTGTTTTTAGATGTACATCCTTCCAAAACATGGCAGGAAAGAGTTTTCAACTTTAGTGTATTCTTTTCAGATGAAGGCTATCCATGGCTTGAAAATTGTTTGGAAGAAATGGTGGTTCAAGATTCCAAATTAATAATTGTTGCCATTTAA
- a CDS encoding LysM peptidoglycan-binding domain-containing protein: MIKRFFILSSLCIVLGVSAQKSHTVVQGDNPYNIAKKYGMTVDELLKLNPKHKDGKLAIGDVLAVKTEKTAAPVAPKTVAPEKAGTIAGTAVGKIILQPKQTIYGITKQYRISETDLRRLNPELDSHMKIGDEITLPLTSIQKYGGDQPTATVTEAKTVETPVEKVVATPTTPAVEGESYVIQAKDNYYRITKQFGISQQDLYTLNPGLEEKGLKPGDTIKIKKVNTNSVAETTNSKEKMDAGNEKSTPVSNNVVVGDDYVTYTVQQGDTVFSIVNRFGVSIDELIALNPDLSKGLKSGMVLKIKKQDPVYVKKNGDALSVVLMLPFGYSTNETQYRGMALDFLTGAKLAIERNAKGGQKLDIKIVDSGNEASFKNSLTQINPENTDLIIGPFFKSNVIDVLDFTKNQKIPVVAPFANTPELYNYSNLIIVETNSQTYADKIVEEVKAVYSDQKIYVVADTKKENANYIKTGLEKAVKNPNIVIVNSPADIQLDQNMMTGQSAPVIAILANDDMGEAFANKVIALSKEVQGVKAFSMFYSPVFEKKVDDLSQASLVYLMDRKINTDGNFEKEILAAYKSKYCKTPPKYAIVGFDVVNDMLTRENRKGEIFKQMNKVQTQLATKFEFVKSKANGAYVNTGYRVIRLVP; the protein is encoded by the coding sequence ATGATAAAGAGGTTTTTTATTCTATCCAGTTTATGTATAGTTTTGGGAGTTTCAGCCCAGAAGTCGCATACCGTTGTACAAGGTGATAACCCTTACAACATTGCAAAGAAGTATGGAATGACTGTAGATGAATTGCTGAAACTAAACCCTAAACATAAAGATGGCAAGCTGGCTATTGGAGATGTTTTAGCTGTAAAGACAGAAAAAACAGCAGCTCCGGTTGCTCCTAAAACTGTTGCACCTGAAAAAGCAGGTACAATTGCAGGAACCGCGGTGGGCAAAATTATTTTGCAGCCTAAGCAGACAATTTATGGCATTACAAAACAATATAGAATCTCTGAAACGGATCTGAGAAGACTGAATCCTGAATTGGATTCTCACATGAAGATTGGGGATGAGATTACATTACCCCTTACCAGCATCCAAAAATATGGTGGAGATCAGCCTACAGCAACTGTAACAGAAGCAAAGACTGTGGAAACTCCTGTTGAAAAAGTAGTAGCTACCCCAACTACACCTGCTGTAGAAGGAGAAAGCTATGTGATTCAGGCTAAAGATAATTATTATAGAATTACAAAACAGTTTGGGATCAGTCAACAGGATCTTTATACCTTAAATCCAGGATTAGAAGAAAAAGGATTAAAACCTGGTGATACCATTAAAATAAAAAAAGTAAATACCAATTCTGTAGCTGAAACAACCAATTCAAAAGAAAAAATGGATGCAGGCAACGAGAAATCTACGCCTGTTTCCAATAATGTAGTGGTTGGTGATGACTATGTTACTTATACCGTTCAGCAAGGAGATACAGTATTCTCTATTGTAAATAGGTTTGGAGTAAGTATCGATGAATTAATTGCCCTTAACCCCGATCTTTCAAAAGGGTTGAAATCAGGAATGGTCTTGAAAATCAAAAAACAGGATCCGGTATACGTTAAGAAAAATGGTGATGCCCTAAGCGTGGTATTGATGCTTCCTTTTGGATACAGTACTAACGAAACACAATACAGAGGGATGGCTCTTGATTTCCTGACAGGAGCAAAACTTGCTATTGAAAGAAATGCAAAGGGGGGGCAGAAACTGGATATTAAAATTGTAGATTCCGGAAATGAGGCTTCTTTTAAAAACTCTCTAACGCAGATCAATCCAGAAAATACAGATCTTATTATTGGACCTTTCTTTAAGTCCAACGTAATTGATGTATTGGATTTTACTAAAAATCAAAAAATTCCAGTTGTGGCTCCCTTTGCCAATACGCCGGAATTATACAATTATAGTAATTTGATTATCGTTGAAACGAATAGTCAGACGTATGCAGATAAAATTGTAGAAGAAGTTAAAGCAGTATATTCAGATCAAAAAATATATGTAGTAGCAGATACTAAAAAAGAAAATGCAAACTACATCAAGACAGGGCTTGAAAAAGCAGTGAAAAATCCTAACATCGTTATTGTCAACTCTCCGGCTGATATCCAGTTGGATCAAAACATGATGACAGGACAGTCTGCTCCAGTTATTGCTATTTTAGCCAATGATGATATGGGAGAAGCTTTTGCTAATAAAGTGATTGCCCTTTCTAAAGAAGTACAGGGAGTAAAAGCATTCAGTATGTTCTACTCTCCGGTTTTTGAGAAGAAAGTAGATGATTTGAGCCAGGCAAGTCTGGTATATCTGATGGACAGAAAAATCAATACAGACGGTAATTTTGAAAAAGAGATTCTGGCAGCTTATAAAAGTAAATACTGTAAGACTCCACCAAAATATGCTATCGTAGGATTTGATGTTGTTAATGATATGTTGACAAGAGAAAATAGAAAAGGAGAAATTTTCAAACAAATGAATAAAGTACAGACTCAGCTTGCAACTAAATTTGAGTTTGTAAAATCTAAGGCAAATGGGGCCTATGTAAACACCGGTTACAGAGTAATCAGGTTAGTACCTTAG
- the fabD gene encoding ACP S-malonyltransferase, which produces MKALVFPGQGSQFVGMGKELYDSRKDIKDLMESANEILGFDILSIMFNGTDADLKKTEVTQPSIFIHSVAALKAVNGLGAEMVAGHSLGEFSALVANGVLSFDDGLKLVSERAKAMQEACDANPSSMAAILGLEDAKVEEICAQISGIVVPANYNCPGQLVISGETPAVEEACVKLKEAGAKRALLLPVNGAFHSPLMQPAQERLAAAIENTKFRKATIPVYQNITTTAVTNPDEIKQNLIAQLTGPVKWTQSVQNMIKDGASNFVEVGPGKTLQGLIKKIDGSVESNSAI; this is translated from the coding sequence ATGAAAGCACTTGTATTTCCAGGGCAGGGTTCTCAGTTCGTAGGAATGGGAAAAGAATTGTATGATTCTAGAAAAGATATTAAAGATCTGATGGAATCTGCCAATGAAATTTTAGGTTTCGACATTCTTTCCATTATGTTTAACGGAACAGATGCGGATCTTAAAAAAACAGAGGTTACCCAGCCTTCAATTTTTATTCACTCAGTAGCAGCATTAAAAGCCGTAAACGGTCTTGGAGCTGAAATGGTAGCAGGACACTCTTTAGGAGAGTTCTCTGCATTGGTAGCGAATGGTGTTCTATCTTTCGATGATGGTTTGAAATTGGTTTCTGAGAGAGCTAAAGCTATGCAGGAAGCTTGTGATGCAAATCCAAGTTCAATGGCAGCTATTTTAGGTCTTGAAGATGCTAAAGTTGAAGAAATCTGTGCACAGATCAGTGGAATTGTAGTTCCGGCAAACTATAACTGTCCGGGACAGTTGGTAATATCTGGAGAAACTCCTGCAGTAGAAGAAGCTTGCGTAAAATTGAAGGAAGCAGGAGCTAAAAGAGCTTTATTACTACCTGTAAACGGAGCTTTTCATTCACCCTTGATGCAACCTGCTCAGGAAAGATTAGCAGCTGCTATCGAAAATACAAAATTCAGAAAAGCTACTATTCCTGTATATCAGAATATCACAACTACAGCAGTAACAAATCCTGATGAGATTAAGCAAAATCTTATTGCTCAGCTTACCGGGCCTGTAAAATGGACTCAGTCTGTACAGAATATGATTAAAGATGGTGCTTCTAACTTCGTAGAAGTTGGACCAGGAAAGACCCTTCAAGGACTAATCAAAAAAATTGACGGATCAGTAGAATCTAATTCTGCCATCTAA
- a CDS encoding GYDIA family GHMP kinase, with the protein MSAIFSPGKLMLTSEYFAIDGALVLAVPTKLGQEFFFDEKDDNRSLILWEALHQNKPWLKAVIDYKTWQILETNIPSSAEFILKTLKNVQQLSTTKFKNDFTYHLKTNLQFPADFGLGSSSTLMNNLSEWAKVDPFYLNTISLGGSGYDIAVAKEKSAVLFQSKPEIWYEKIDFNPSFKNELIFIHLNQKQDSREGINLYKSKKKSQELVNEFSDITKKVLLCNELETFSELMMIHERKISDFIEIPTVKEKIFSDCPVFVKSLGAWGGDFVMSAKFGGFKEYFWEKGFTTVFKWSDLIDL; encoded by the coding sequence ATGAGCGCGATATTTTCACCGGGCAAGCTTATGCTTACTTCAGAATATTTCGCAATCGATGGAGCTCTTGTCTTAGCGGTACCTACCAAGCTGGGACAAGAGTTTTTTTTTGATGAAAAAGATGATAACCGATCTTTGATTCTTTGGGAAGCACTCCATCAGAACAAACCTTGGTTAAAAGCTGTCATTGATTATAAAACGTGGCAGATTCTTGAAACCAATATTCCATCTAGCGCTGAATTTATTTTGAAAACATTAAAGAATGTTCAGCAGCTTTCTACTACAAAATTCAAAAACGATTTTACTTACCATTTAAAAACCAATCTTCAGTTTCCTGCTGATTTTGGCCTTGGAAGCAGTTCAACATTGATGAACAACCTTTCTGAATGGGCTAAAGTTGATCCTTTCTATTTAAATACAATCAGTTTAGGCGGCAGTGGGTATGATATTGCTGTTGCAAAAGAAAAATCAGCCGTACTTTTTCAGAGCAAACCAGAAATCTGGTATGAGAAGATAGATTTTAATCCATCCTTTAAAAATGAATTGATTTTTATCCACTTAAATCAAAAGCAGGACAGCCGTGAAGGAATCAATCTTTACAAATCAAAAAAGAAGTCTCAGGAATTAGTTAATGAATTTTCAGATATCACAAAGAAAGTTTTATTATGCAATGAATTGGAAACCTTTTCTGAACTAATGATGATTCATGAGCGTAAAATTTCCGATTTTATTGAAATTCCTACAGTTAAAGAAAAAATATTCTCAGATTGCCCTGTATTTGTCAAAAGTTTGGGTGCTTGGGGCGGAGATTTCGTGATGAGTGCCAAATTTGGGGGCTTTAAAGAGTATTTTTGGGAGAAAGGTTTTACTACTGTTTTTAAATGGTCTGATTTAATTGATTTATAA
- the pckA gene encoding phosphoenolpyruvate carboxykinase (ATP) — MKNTKIIQDLEKLGIKGNYEVVCNPSYEELYQAEVSPENQGFEKAELTESGAVSVKTGIFTGRSPKDRYIVQDDVTRDTIFWDGKVNLPTTQEIFGSCKELVMTQLSEAKKIYVVDAFCGTNADTRLKVRFIMEVAWQAHFVTNMFIRPSHFELENFGEPDFTVINGSKTTNPNWEAQGLNSENFVMFNLTEKLQIIGGTWYGGEMKKGMFAMMNYYLPLKGMASMHCSANVGEKGDVALFFGLSGTGKTTLSADPKRYLIGDDEHGWDNNGVFNYEGGCYAKVIDLSEEKEPDIFRAIKRDALLENVVVHNGVADYTDGSITENTRVSYPIYHINKIVLPSKAGHASKIVYLSADAFGVLPPVSILNEDQAQYHFLCGYTSKLAGTERGITEPQPSFSPAFGEAFLTLHPTMYSKTLIGKMKEHGAKAYLVNTGWNGTGKRISLKDTRAIIDAIIDGSIDNAPKTQVPIMNLEIPTELPNVSTGILDPRDTYENASEWEEKAKDLASRYIKNFEQYCDTEEGKRLIPSGPQLQEQTI; from the coding sequence ATGAAAAACACTAAAATCATCCAGGATTTAGAGAAATTAGGGATTAAAGGAAACTATGAAGTAGTGTGTAACCCTTCGTATGAAGAATTATACCAGGCTGAAGTTTCTCCTGAAAATCAGGGGTTTGAGAAAGCGGAACTTACAGAATCGGGCGCGGTATCAGTAAAAACAGGAATTTTCACAGGTCGTTCACCTAAAGACAGATATATTGTTCAGGATGATGTTACAAGAGATACAATTTTCTGGGATGGTAAAGTAAACTTACCAACAACGCAGGAAATTTTCGGGTCTTGTAAAGAACTAGTGATGACTCAGCTTTCTGAAGCTAAGAAAATTTATGTTGTAGATGCTTTCTGTGGAACAAATGCAGATACAAGACTTAAGGTAAGATTTATTATGGAAGTAGCATGGCAGGCGCATTTTGTTACCAACATGTTTATCCGTCCTTCTCACTTCGAGCTTGAAAATTTTGGAGAACCAGATTTTACAGTAATCAATGGTTCTAAAACAACTAACCCTAACTGGGAAGCTCAGGGATTGAACTCTGAAAACTTCGTGATGTTCAACCTTACTGAAAAACTACAGATCATCGGAGGTACTTGGTACGGAGGTGAAATGAAGAAAGGGATGTTTGCTATGATGAACTATTACCTTCCATTAAAAGGAATGGCTTCAATGCACTGTTCTGCAAACGTAGGAGAAAAAGGGGATGTTGCTCTATTCTTTGGTCTTTCCGGAACAGGAAAAACTACTTTATCTGCAGATCCGAAAAGATACCTTATCGGTGACGATGAGCACGGATGGGATAACAATGGAGTATTTAACTATGAAGGTGGATGTTATGCTAAAGTAATTGACCTTTCAGAAGAGAAAGAACCGGATATCTTCAGAGCAATAAAAAGAGATGCGCTTCTTGAAAACGTTGTAGTACACAATGGAGTAGCAGATTATACAGATGGATCTATCACTGAAAATACAAGAGTTTCTTATCCAATCTATCATATTAATAAAATTGTATTACCATCTAAAGCTGGTCATGCAAGTAAGATCGTTTATCTTTCAGCGGATGCATTCGGAGTACTTCCTCCGGTTTCTATCCTGAATGAAGATCAAGCTCAATACCACTTCCTGTGCGGTTATACTTCAAAATTAGCTGGAACTGAAAGAGGAATTACTGAGCCTCAGCCATCTTTCTCTCCGGCATTTGGTGAAGCGTTCCTTACATTACACCCAACAATGTATTCTAAAACATTGATCGGAAAAATGAAAGAACACGGCGCTAAAGCGTATTTGGTAAACACAGGTTGGAATGGTACCGGAAAGAGAATTTCTCTAAAAGATACAAGAGCAATTATTGATGCGATCATTGACGGATCTATTGATAATGCTCCTAAAACTCAGGTTCCAATCATGAACTTAGAAATTCCTACTGAACTTCCAAACGTATCTACAGGTATTTTAGATCCTAGAGATACTTATGAAAATGCTTCAGAATGGGAAGAGAAAGCAAAAGATCTTGCTTCAAGATATATCAAAAACTTCGAACAGTATTGTGATACTGAAGAAGGTAAGAGATTAATTCCTTCTGGACCACAATTACAAGAACAAACTATCTAA
- a CDS encoding type II 3-dehydroquinate dehydratase, giving the protein MKILIINGPNLNLLGTREPEVYGSISMEAYLENLKIEFRSHELKYYQSNIEGELINRLQEDDFDAIVINPGAFTHYSYAIADCLKNIQKPKVEVHISNIYKREEFRQKSVTAANTDAVLSGFGMDGYRLALLSLK; this is encoded by the coding sequence ATGAAAATTTTAATTATTAATGGTCCTAACCTTAATCTTTTAGGCACCAGAGAACCTGAAGTTTATGGGAGTATTTCTATGGAAGCTTATTTAGAAAATCTAAAAATTGAGTTTCGTTCTCATGAATTAAAATATTATCAATCCAATATTGAAGGCGAGCTTATCAACAGGCTTCAGGAAGATGATTTTGATGCCATTGTGATTAATCCAGGAGCATTTACCCATTATTCTTATGCAATAGCAGATTGTTTAAAGAATATCCAAAAACCAAAGGTAGAAGTTCACATCAGTAACATCTACAAAAGAGAAGAATTTAGACAGAAATCTGTTACAGCAGCCAATACAGATGCGGTTTTATCAGGTTTCGGAATGGATGGATATAGATTGGCCTTATTGAGCCTTAAGTAA